The Osmerus eperlanus chromosome 25, fOsmEpe2.1, whole genome shotgun sequence DNA window TGCTTGTGACAGTCTGCCGTCTGGGAGGCAAAAGAACAAACTCAAATCACTCTTAGATCAAGAACACCACAACTATCCAAACCATGTTGACTACCACTCCTTTAAGGGTTACAGATCATCATTTTGCCGTACAGAACTTGGTCAGGATGCTTACCTGTATTCAGCCCCCCAGCCTTTGACAAAGCTCATGCGGATGGTGCACATCCGGGTGAGCTGGTAGACGGCCTCAAAGCCCTGGTTCACCGACTGGGCGAGCAACGCCGCAAACTCCTGGTTGTTGAAGATCTTCAGGTTACAACCTGAGGGACAAGGAGGCCAAGTCAGGAGGGAGTTTTCACACCAGAGATGAGGTTGCAGACACAGATGCCTGGCCTGGAAACGGGCATCCTACAGCTGGAGATTTGTCCCGTCTGCCGTCGTGCATCATTAAAACAAAACACCCTGGTAACCAGGAAAGATGCAACAGGTATGCGTCATGTAGTTATGTTAGTGTATATTGTAACTACGTATTGTATCTCTGTGTGCATATCGACGTGTTTGTGAGGCTCTATAGGAGACAGAGGCACAAGTATCCTTGAAAAAGGGGCAAGAAAGATCAGAGCTGATGGAAATGGACCCTTTTTCATCAAACCTGACAGCGAAACTGTGTCCATTGTGGTGAAAAGGATGACATGCACTTCCTTACCTGGAGGGATTTTGCACACTGTTGCTGGGTGCCACCCATACCGCTGGTTGCAGTTTGGACTCTGAACAAAGATGGCGCTGTCACTTAGACACTCTGCAAACACCTCTCCACCAATATAGTACAGCCGGACTCCTCTTCCTGTGGAAAAGTATACGATGAACACTTTAAAGAGTGTCATTCACATCCTGCTTTGCTGTCCAACTTCATTCAAAAAAGCATTTTATGGCTCTATAAACTGAACTAAACATCCATTACCCTCTAACATCTATTATACTTGCTGGGTCCCATCAGGCTGACAGTGAGCATGGCTTACCTATGTGCCTCCTGGTCATCTCCACGGTGGCGTTCCTGTTGACGTTGGACAGCAGGCCCAGACAGAAGCGCTCAGAGTTGGAGGGGTCTGTGAAGCCGTCCACGGTTAGCGAGGGCTGCGAGGCGTGGAAGGTCTCCCCCACGCGCTGGTTGAGCTCGTAGTAGGCTATAGAGCACCAGAACGCTGGCTCGGAGTAGGTCACCGGCTGCaggtctgcagacacacaggaggCGGGTTAGTCTGCCCCAAACGCATCATACATCATATGGCCTCCTGACCCAAGACCTGGGTTTGTAAAGATCATTCCGACGACCACAGAACGTGGCCGTCGTTTCATTGGTGTGTGGTTCCACGTGGCGGTTCATCTTACCCATGCTGTGATTGACGGGGGAGAGGGTACTGGGGGACAGTTCGGCAGGAGAACCTGACACGGGAGGAAAAGGACGGGACTCGTTCATGTTTCGAATGACCCGTCTTTGGTAAATGCAGTGCTACCCATGCAATAAGAGAGTGTTACAGCCCTCTCGGGAGGCCGACAAACATGGGTAGGCTCCGTGTACCTGTGTCCATACTTTGATTCATCTGCTGGTCACTCGCTTCCCCATCCTCGCTTATGTAGCCCGGTGGAGGCGTTTCTACAGCACAggaagagcgggggggggggattaaatGATCatcaaaaaaaaagacaatacaATATCAATATTTCGTTCTTATTAAGTGCATCGACGACATGCTCTTGGTTGTTTGTCAGACCAACCTGGTATGTAATTGTTAGGGGGTTCGATGCCCGCGGGAAAGTTTGTGTTCTCGGGTATGGAATGTGTGTAGTCATCAAGAGGAGGGAGCTCTGTCAGAATCTCAGAGTGTCTTGGCACAAGTACTGGAGGCAAAACTGGAAAAGTGACAGGTAATGAGACTGGAACCGGGGCCAAAGGACTCCCAGCGTTCATCTTGTCAACAACTATGACAAAAAGTCACATCAACAGA harbors:
- the LOC134011830 gene encoding mothers against decapentaplegic homolog 2 isoform X2, which codes for MSSILPFTPPVVKRLLGWKKSASGPGGAGGGEQNGQEEKWCEKAVKSLVKKLKKTSQLDELEKAITTQNCNTKCVTIPSNCSEIWGLSTSNTIEQWDTSGLYSYPDQTRSLDGRLQVSHKKGLPHVIYCRLWRWPDLHSHHELRAIEACEYAFHLKKDEVCINPYHYQRVETPVLPPVLVPRHSEILTELPPLDDYTHSIPENTNFPAGIEPPNNYIPETPPPGYISEDGEASDQQMNQSSPAELSPSTLSPVNHSMDLQPVTYSEPAFWCSIAYYELNQRVGETFHASQPSLTVDGFTDPSNSERFCLGLLSNVNRNATVEMTRRHIGRGVRLYYIGGEVFAECLSDSAIFVQSPNCNQRYGWHPATVCKIPPGCNLKIFNNQEFAALLAQSVNQGFEAVYQLTRMCTIRMSFVKGWGAEYRRQTVTSTPCWIELHLNGPLQWLDKVLTQMGSPSVRCSSMS
- the LOC134011830 gene encoding mothers against decapentaplegic homolog 2 isoform X1; protein product: MSSILPFTPPVVKRLLGWKKSASGPGGAGGGEQNGQEEKWCEKAVKSLVKKLKKTSQLDELEKAITTQNCNTKCVTIPSNCSEIWGLSTSNTIEQWDTSGLYSYPDQTRSLDGRLQVSHKKGLPHVIYCRLWRWPDLHSHHELRAIEACEYAFHLKKDEVCINPYHYQRVETPVLPPVLVPRHSEILTELPPLDDYTHSIPENTNFPAGIEPPNNYIPETPPPGYISEDGEASDQQMNQSMDTGSPAELSPSTLSPVNHSMDLQPVTYSEPAFWCSIAYYELNQRVGETFHASQPSLTVDGFTDPSNSERFCLGLLSNVNRNATVEMTRRHIGRGVRLYYIGGEVFAECLSDSAIFVQSPNCNQRYGWHPATVCKIPPGCNLKIFNNQEFAALLAQSVNQGFEAVYQLTRMCTIRMSFVKGWGAEYRRQTVTSTPCWIELHLNGPLQWLDKVLTQMGSPSVRCSSMS